caaggtttACTCTGCCCACTATAAAATCAAAACAGTAAGGCATACAAGTGGGAAAGCCAAAACTCTTCCTCCCAAAGCCAGGTGGTGTTTCCTTGCTAAGTTTGCTTCGAACCCTTGTAGACATACTTTGTCTCCTGCCTTAATCATTTTTCTCATGTTGAATACCTGGtcaggctgattttttttctctccctattttttctacccctcagctcctggcaactGTTTATCCACTCTGTTCCTATGGGTTTGACTTTTCCACACATAAGTGGTACCCcgcagcatttgtctttctccgtctggtttatttcacataATGCCCTCACCGTTCATCCATGATGTTGCAAATagcagggtttccttctttctcatggctgaataatattccattgtataaatataccacatcttttttatccattcattcgttggtggacacttaggttatttgcatgtttttggctgttgtgaataatgctgcagtgaacacgggTGTGCCGATGTGCCTTTCAGatcctcttttcatttcctttgaatatatatccTAGatgtgggatttctggatcacGTGATAGTGCTATTTTTGATTTTTGGGAagcctccatactggtttccataaCGGCTGTgtcagtttacatttccaccaacagtgcacgagggttcccttttctccacatcctcaaggACCCTTGCTATCTCTTGTCTTTGATGGTAATCATTCTAACAGGTGGGAGGTGATTCATATTCTCCTGACCATCAACGGTGTGGAGCACcatcatgtacctgttggctctTTGCATGCCTcctttggaaaaaggtctattcagttcctctgcccagtTTTGAACCAGGCggtttggttttttgctattgggTTGTGCATCatggtttttgttttcgtttttgtgCATCATGTTTTTAAATGGCTTCGTGGTTCGGAGGCTCTGGCTTGGCTGTGACCCACTGGTGATGTGTCTGCCCATCGACCTTACAGGCATTCGCCCCTATAAATGTGACATCTGCAACAAAGCCTTCACCCAGCGCTGCTCCTTGGAGTCCCACCTGAAGAAGATCCACGGGGTGCAGCAGCAGTACGCCTACAAGCAACGCCGGGACAAGCTCTACGTCTGCGAGGATTGTGGCTACACGGGTCCCACCCAGGAGGACCTGTACCTGCACGTGAACAGTGCCCACCCGGGCAGCGCCTTTCTCAAAAAGACATCCAAAAAACTAGCGGCTCTTTTGCAAACCAAGCTGATGTCCACGCGCCAGGGGAATGCCAACctgagtgaggaggaggagaagtgaGGGGGGCGGAGGCAGCCTGAGCCGCCGCGTTTACGGGGATTTGGGGTTTTGAAGGTCCCCCGCCCCACTTGGGTTCAGTTCATCGCTCTGCCCTTCTGGGGCCTGAGCAAGGGGATCTGTTCTAAGGGTTGTTGATGATAATAGTGGTGTCtggcgccccccacccctccgtAACCCACATCCTGTTGAACAGTCGAAATTAACAAAAGTTTGTGGGTGGTCATGATCGCCaggaggagtttttttttttttttttctttctttctttctttctttctttcttcctttctttatttcttttaggattttcaCATGTGGAGGCAGAGGTGTTCTTAGAGAGACTCATTTTATGGTGCCTTGAAATAAACCACTTGCCATGC
Above is a window of Halichoerus grypus chromosome 10, mHalGry1.hap1.1, whole genome shotgun sequence DNA encoding:
- the OVOL2 gene encoding transcription factor Ovo-like 2 isoform X3, encoding MLNRHLKCHNQVKRHLCTFCGKGFNDTFDLKRHVRTHTGIRPYKCDICNKAFTQRCSLESHLKKIHGVQQQYAYKQRRDKLYVCEDCGYTGPTQEDLYLHVNSAHPGSAFLKKTSKKLAALLQTKLMSTRQGNANLSEEEEK